In one Arcobacter lacus genomic region, the following are encoded:
- a CDS encoding fatty acid cis/trans isomerase yields the protein MKFQIVLIFIFSLFFVACSVKPLEPVKYDKVDKKISFSKDIKPILDSRCVSCHSCYNSPCQLKLDSFDGLDRGSSKVDVYANRINAANPTRLFVDALNTSSWRKKGFNSMVDKLEESNASIMMQYLFQKEVNPLNLGAYSPETDELTCVKNKDELEEFFDDNPHKGMPYGFPALQKDEYNLLMTWLDSGAIDDTKKGVFTAFENAQIKKFEDFLNTSDIKHKVTARYIYEHLFLAHIYFDEKSGNFFELIRSSTPTGQKPKIIPTRFPYDEVKEPFYYRLQKIESTIVHKTHMIYKINDEKLKFYNDIFIKPLWEEEPYIPSYDVSLAPNALEVFKQIPPSSRYKFLLEDIYFIINTFIKGPVCKGQIALNVIQDHFWVMFLDPNYDLSVKDKNFLKDNLKALSIPNQLGEDPSLYETFKNLGREVDTKKYEEYRAKIYKKYYPDGMKLEYIRKSEKNDSILTVYRHFDSASLHYGALGSIPKTLWVIDFPLLERIYYSLVAGFDVFGNTAHQLLVRTHMDRLRVEGESNFLEFLPQKSRLNYFNSWYEGWLAQYLTVYTPSNNETNIKYYSTDYKYEFANMVLDYTNTKRDSINFLENWYKPTPIKKVYNTKKEIEETLKSLATPNSVDVIKHFTQKDANVILIKIMMNNGENLIYSMVINRWHKNVALMFDEDSRLDPSKDDIDFVEGFISSYPNMFAVVKQDDLGDFFDLMKNYSKHIEGKEKIKDYVINRANPEFWTVFDWFSNEFKKSDPLEYGLFDLNRYYREAVIE from the coding sequence ATGAAATTTCAAATTGTACTTATTTTTATTTTTTCACTATTTTTTGTAGCTTGTTCTGTAAAGCCTTTAGAACCAGTAAAGTATGATAAGGTAGATAAAAAAATATCTTTTTCAAAAGATATAAAACCTATTTTAGATAGTAGATGTGTATCTTGTCACTCATGTTATAACTCACCTTGTCAGTTAAAACTTGATTCTTTTGATGGACTTGATAGAGGAAGTTCAAAAGTTGATGTTTATGCAAATAGAATAAATGCTGCAAACCCAACTAGACTTTTTGTTGATGCACTAAATACTTCTAGTTGGAGAAAAAAAGGTTTTAATTCAATGGTTGATAAATTAGAAGAATCAAATGCTTCTATTATGATGCAATATCTTTTTCAAAAAGAAGTTAATCCTTTAAATTTGGGAGCATATTCACCTGAAACTGACGAACTAACTTGTGTAAAAAATAAAGATGAATTAGAAGAATTTTTTGATGATAATCCTCATAAAGGTATGCCGTATGGTTTTCCAGCCTTACAAAAAGATGAATATAATCTTTTGATGACTTGGCTTGATAGTGGTGCTATTGATGATACAAAAAAAGGAGTTTTTACAGCTTTTGAAAATGCTCAAATTAAAAAATTTGAAGATTTTTTAAATACTTCTGATATAAAACATAAAGTAACTGCAAGATATATATATGAACACCTATTTTTAGCGCATATTTATTTTGATGAAAAAAGTGGAAATTTCTTTGAACTTATTCGTTCAAGTACACCAACAGGACAAAAACCTAAAATAATTCCTACAAGATTTCCTTATGATGAAGTAAAAGAACCATTTTATTATAGATTACAAAAAATTGAATCAACAATAGTCCATAAAACCCATATGATTTATAAAATAAATGATGAAAAATTGAAATTCTATAATGATATTTTTATAAAACCTCTTTGGGAAGAAGAGCCATATATTCCATCTTATGATGTAAGTTTAGCTCCAAATGCTCTTGAAGTATTCAAACAAATTCCACCAAGTAGTAGATATAAGTTTTTACTTGAAGATATATATTTTATAATCAATACTTTTATTAAAGGACCTGTTTGCAAAGGACAAATTGCACTCAATGTTATACAAGATCACTTTTGGGTAATGTTTTTAGACCCAAATTATGATCTAAGTGTAAAAGATAAAAATTTTTTAAAAGATAATTTAAAAGCACTTAGTATTCCAAATCAATTAGGAGAAGATCCTAGCCTTTATGAAACTTTTAAAAATCTAGGAAGAGAAGTTGATACGAAAAAGTATGAAGAGTATAGAGCAAAAATCTATAAAAAATATTATCCTGATGGAATGAAACTTGAATATATAAGAAAAAGTGAAAAAAATGACTCTATTTTAACTGTATATAGACATTTTGATTCAGCATCACTTCATTATGGAGCATTAGGAAGTATTCCAAAAACTCTTTGGGTAATTGACTTCCCACTTTTAGAGCGAATTTATTATTCTCTTGTTGCTGGATTTGATGTATTTGGAAATACTGCTCATCAGTTATTAGTACGAACGCATATGGATAGATTAAGAGTTGAAGGTGAAAGTAATTTTTTAGAATTTTTACCTCAAAAAAGTAGATTAAACTATTTTAACTCTTGGTATGAAGGTTGGTTGGCACAATATCTTACAGTTTACACACCTTCAAACAATGAAACAAATATAAAATATTATTCAACTGATTATAAATATGAATTTGCAAATATGGTATTAGATTATACAAATACAAAAAGAGATTCTATAAACTTTTTAGAAAATTGGTATAAACCAACACCAATTAAAAAAGTTTATAACACAAAAAAAGAGATTGAAGAAACACTAAAATCTCTGGCTACTCCAAATAGTGTTGATGTTATAAAACACTTTACACAAAAAGATGCAAATGTAATTTTAATAAAAATAATGATGAATAATGGAGAAAATCTAATATATTCAATGGTAATTAACAGGTGGCATAAAAATGTTGCTTTGATGTTTGATGAAGATTCAAGATTAGATCCTTCAAAAGATGATATAGATTTTGTTGAGGGATTTATTAGTTCTTATCCAAATATGTTTGCTGTTGTAAAACAAGATGATTTAGGTGATTTTTTTGATTTAATGAAAAATTATTCAAAACATATAGAAGGTAAAGAAAAAATCAAAGATTATGTAATAAATAGGGCTAATCCAGAGTTTTGGACAGTTTTTGATTGGTTTAGCAATGAATTTAAAAAATCAGATCCTTTAGAATATGGATTATTTGATTTAAACAGATATTACAGAGAGGCTGTAATTGAGTAA
- a CDS encoding aspartate aminotransferase family protein, translating to MENLEQMDKEYVLHTYARNYVNFKKGINATLFDDNNKDYIDFTSGIGVVSVGHGNKKVAQKIFEQVSNLTHTSNLYAIEPQAKLAKKIKELSGYDVRTFFSNSGAEANEGAIKIARTYGETKFENKKYKIITLENSFHGRTITTVKATGQSSFHQSKFAPYPEGFSFNAIDDVYNAIDDETVAVMIELVQGEGGVFPFPKDKIQELAKFLKDNNILLIVDEVQTGIFRTGEFLASNLYEIEPDIITLAKGLGGGVPIGAVLTTHKDIWSAGDHGSTFGGNYLVTSTGLEVLDILEELKDSGKLDETIIHFTKKLDELYENNKDIFVTHVGLGLMRGLRVKDGDTLALLIKTAFDCGVMVLKSGNNTLRFLPALTISKAEIDEGFKRLQTALDKIKK from the coding sequence ATGGAAAATTTAGAACAAATGGACAAAGAGTATGTACTTCATACTTATGCAAGAAATTATGTAAATTTTAAAAAAGGTATAAATGCAACTTTATTTGATGATAATAATAAAGATTATATAGATTTTACTTCAGGAATTGGAGTAGTTAGTGTTGGTCATGGGAACAAAAAAGTTGCTCAAAAAATCTTTGAACAAGTATCAAATCTAACTCACACTTCAAATTTATATGCAATAGAACCACAAGCAAAATTAGCAAAAAAGATAAAAGAATTAAGTGGTTATGATGTAAGAACATTTTTTTCAAATAGTGGTGCAGAAGCAAATGAAGGTGCAATTAAAATAGCTAGAACTTATGGTGAAACAAAATTTGAAAATAAAAAATATAAAATCATAACTTTAGAAAATTCTTTCCATGGAAGAACAATAACAACAGTTAAAGCAACGGGACAAAGTTCATTTCATCAAAGTAAATTTGCTCCTTATCCAGAAGGTTTTTCATTTAATGCTATTGATGATGTTTACAATGCAATTGATGATGAAACAGTTGCAGTTATGATAGAACTTGTACAAGGAGAAGGTGGAGTTTTTCCATTTCCAAAAGATAAAATTCAAGAGTTAGCAAAATTTCTAAAAGATAATAATATTTTACTGATAGTTGATGAAGTTCAAACAGGGATTTTTAGAACAGGAGAGTTCTTAGCTTCTAACCTTTATGAAATTGAGCCAGATATTATAACTTTAGCAAAAGGTTTAGGTGGTGGTGTTCCAATAGGTGCAGTTTTAACAACTCACAAAGATATTTGGAGTGCTGGTGACCATGGAAGTACTTTTGGAGGAAACTATCTTGTTACATCAACAGGACTTGAAGTTTTAGATATTTTAGAAGAGTTAAAAGATAGTGGAAAATTAGATGAAACTATTATTCACTTCACAAAAAAATTAGATGAACTTTATGAAAATAATAAAGATATTTTTGTAACTCATGTTGGTTTAGGACTTATGAGAGGATTAAGAGTAAAAGATGGTGATACTTTAGCTCTTTTAATCAAAACTGCATTTGATTGTGGAGTTATGGTGCTTAAGTCTGGAAATAATACTTTAAGATTTCTACCAGCTTTAACTATCTCAAAAGCAGAAATTGATGAAGGATTTAAAAGACTTCAAACTGCACTTGATAAAATCAAAAAATAA
- the pyk gene encoding pyruvate kinase, translating into MKKRTKILATLGPASHTVEMIEGLIKAGANMFRLNFSHGSHEYHLETLNNIKTAMKNTGKTVGILQDISGPKVRIGDLKEPFSLTRGDILTFVKDEIIGYKKADKEYVVSINYPDILGKIKVDEYIYLYDGIIRAKVIKAGDEVQARIENNGTLSSKKGVNFPNTVIDIDVITKKDEKDIAWGIENEVDYFAISFVQNARDMRKARSLLNGYKGKLIAKIEKFDAVANIDEIIESSDGLMVARGDLGIEVPYYDVPTIQKMLIKKANLKGIPVITATQMLLSMTQNERATRAEISDVANAVLDGTDVVMLSEESAVGEDPINVVDTMHNIIAKTEGIYDYDKQYKMSYLDEFDVIQATVTKLADDLGADGILALTSSGKSAIKMSRYRPKSPIFTFTHKKKVLNSLTAVWGIEPVAVIKEAQASKMFQKMLRTLDEKGILNRKGIYVATVGYPVGMPGSTNTIKILTPSEIEYYFNFEENRKKEKEEKKSK; encoded by the coding sequence ATGAAAAAAAGAACAAAAATTTTAGCAACACTAGGCCCAGCAAGCCATACTGTAGAGATGATTGAAGGATTGATAAAAGCTGGTGCAAATATGTTTAGATTAAATTTTTCTCATGGAAGCCATGAATATCATTTAGAGACTTTAAATAATATTAAAACTGCTATGAAAAATACTGGAAAAACAGTTGGTATTTTACAAGATATTTCAGGACCGAAAGTAAGAATTGGAGATTTAAAAGAGCCATTTTCTTTAACAAGAGGAGATATCTTAACTTTCGTAAAAGATGAAATTATTGGATATAAAAAAGCTGATAAAGAATATGTTGTATCTATAAATTATCCAGATATTCTAGGCAAAATAAAAGTTGATGAATATATATATTTATATGATGGAATAATTAGAGCAAAAGTTATAAAAGCGGGAGATGAGGTACAAGCAAGAATTGAAAATAATGGTACATTATCTTCTAAAAAAGGTGTAAATTTTCCAAACACTGTAATTGATATTGATGTAATTACAAAAAAAGATGAAAAAGATATTGCTTGGGGAATTGAAAATGAAGTAGATTATTTTGCTATTTCATTTGTTCAAAATGCAAGAGATATGAGAAAAGCTAGAAGTCTTTTAAATGGTTATAAAGGAAAATTAATTGCAAAAATTGAAAAATTTGATGCAGTTGCAAATATCGATGAAATTATAGAATCAAGTGATGGATTGATGGTTGCAAGGGGAGATTTAGGAATTGAAGTTCCATATTATGATGTTCCAACTATTCAAAAAATGCTTATTAAAAAAGCAAATTTAAAAGGAATACCAGTTATTACAGCAACTCAAATGCTTTTATCAATGACTCAAAATGAAAGAGCTACAAGAGCAGAAATTTCTGATGTTGCTAATGCTGTTTTAGATGGAACTGATGTAGTAATGTTAAGTGAAGAGAGTGCAGTTGGAGAAGATCCAATAAATGTTGTTGATACAATGCATAATATTATTGCAAAAACAGAAGGAATCTATGATTATGACAAACAATATAAAATGTCATATTTAGATGAATTTGATGTTATTCAAGCAACAGTTACAAAACTTGCAGATGATTTAGGAGCAGATGGAATCTTGGCACTTACAAGTTCAGGAAAATCAGCTATTAAAATGTCAAGATATAGACCAAAATCTCCAATTTTTACATTTACACATAAGAAAAAAGTGCTTAACTCTTTAACTGCTGTTTGGGGAATAGAACCAGTTGCTGTGATAAAAGAAGCACAAGCATCTAAAATGTTTCAAAAAATGTTAAGAACACTTGATGAAAAAGGCATTTTAAATAGAAAAGGTATTTATGTAGCTACTGTTGGTTATCCAGTTGGAATGCCAGGAAGTACAAATACTATTAAAATTTTAACTCCAAGTGAAATAGAATATTATTTTAACTTTGAAGAGAATAGAAAAAAAGAGAAAGAAGAGAAAAAATCTAAATAA
- a CDS encoding OmpA family protein, with protein sequence MKYINFKFLLSSALIASLLAGCAQKTGYETYDNNQNAIIGTTLGAIAGIVLGNNVGGGNKGRNKVIGAVAGAAIGGAIGYSMDKQAQEVAQSLNTNVNNNPQAVLDPNQDLIVSNTDNYVKIMFRDDMMFETNSANPTYSAQTKISKINSVLQKYPNTLVQVVGHTDSRGTHAYNQTLSEQRATNVGNIIYNSGASNQIFSRGCSFDKPVALNNSDANMALNRRVEVYLYPNQESVIDVCR encoded by the coding sequence ATGAAATATATAAATTTTAAGTTCTTATTATCATCTGCATTAATTGCTAGTTTATTAGCTGGTTGTGCTCAAAAAACTGGTTATGAAACTTATGATAATAACCAAAATGCGATTATTGGTACAACACTTGGAGCAATAGCAGGTATTGTTTTAGGAAATAATGTTGGTGGTGGAAATAAAGGAAGAAATAAAGTTATTGGAGCAGTTGCAGGTGCAGCAATTGGTGGAGCAATTGGTTATAGTATGGATAAACAAGCACAAGAGGTTGCACAAAGCTTAAATACAAATGTAAATAATAACCCTCAAGCTGTTTTAGATCCAAATCAAGATTTAATAGTTTCAAATACAGATAACTATGTAAAAATAATGTTTAGAGATGATATGATGTTTGAAACAAATTCTGCAAATCCAACTTATAGTGCTCAAACAAAAATATCTAAAATAAACTCTGTTTTACAAAAATATCCAAATACTTTAGTTCAAGTTGTAGGTCATACAGATAGTAGAGGAACTCATGCTTATAATCAAACTCTATCAGAACAAAGAGCTACTAATGTAGGTAATATTATTTATAATTCAGGTGCTTCAAATCAAATATTTTCAAGAGGTTGCTCTTTTGATAAACCAGTTGCTTTAAATAATAGTGATGCTAACATGGCTTTAAATAGACGAGTAGAAGTATATTTATATCCAAATCAAGAATCAGTTATTGATGTTTGTAGATAG
- the thiS gene encoding sulfur carrier protein ThiS, protein MKLIINGENKEFESSLTLNDIIKNLKVENKVMAAAVNMNIIKKQDWNSFIPEENDSIELLNFVGGG, encoded by the coding sequence ATGAAACTTATAATAAATGGTGAAAATAAAGAGTTTGAAAGTAGTCTTACTCTAAATGATATAATAAAAAATTTGAAAGTTGAAAATAAAGTAATGGCAGCAGCAGTAAATATGAATATCATAAAAAAACAAGATTGGAATAGTTTTATTCCAGAAGAAAATGACTCAATAGAACTTCTTAACTTTGTTGGTGGTGGTTGA
- a CDS encoding YraN family protein: protein MSKEKGNIAEKKAISFLQNLNFEIIEKNFYAKKLGEIDIIAKKNKIYHFFEVKSANDYETAINNITPQKLSKIKRSVDFYIQKKDLNISYSIDVIIVVDEKIEILENITM, encoded by the coding sequence ATGAGTAAAGAGAAAGGAAATATTGCTGAAAAAAAAGCAATTTCCTTTTTGCAAAATTTAAATTTTGAAATAATAGAAAAAAATTTTTATGCTAAAAAGCTTGGTGAAATAGATATCATTGCAAAAAAAAATAAAATTTACCATTTCTTCGAAGTAAAATCTGCAAACGATTATGAAACTGCAATAAATAATATAACTCCTCAGAAATTATCTAAAATAAAAAGAAGTGTTGATTTTTATATTCAAAAAAAAGATTTAAATATCTCTTATTCAATAGATGTAATTATAGTTGTAGATGAAAAAATTGAAATTTTAGAAAATATTACAATGTAG
- a CDS encoding aminotransferase class I/II-fold pyridoxal phosphate-dependent enzyme yields MYSKELESIKKSNRFRTREIFDENIVDLASNDYLALSSNKTLLQKAYENISNLHSFSPKASILVNGYSKIHKKFENNLCMANGFESAITVGSGFLANISMIEALVRKNDTLFIDEEYHASGILATKLLKPDQVVIFKHNDFLDLEKKILDNKRIGRKIIAIEGIYSMGGDLAPFEIFEIANKYKALLIVDEAHSSGVIGENLLGIFDYYKIKPNNYHIKMGTLGKAYGSYGAYILASKEIIEFLVNRAKPIIYSTAPSLFDTALAIESLEYIIENKRILKSKIEENLNIIYEILGIKSQSLIIPIVIGDNKKVIEIQKVLKDKGFLVGAIRQPTVKNAIIRLIAKIDIEKNDLIEVCNLIKGFKSVNK; encoded by the coding sequence TTGTATTCAAAAGAATTAGAATCTATTAAAAAGTCAAATCGTTTTAGAACAAGAGAGATTTTTGATGAAAATATAGTCGATCTTGCTTCCAATGATTATTTAGCTTTATCTTCCAATAAAACTCTTTTACAAAAAGCCTATGAAAATATTTCAAATCTTCACTCTTTTTCTCCCAAAGCATCAATTTTAGTAAATGGTTATAGCAAAATTCATAAAAAGTTTGAAAATAATCTTTGTATGGCAAATGGCTTTGAATCAGCAATTACAGTTGGTTCTGGCTTTTTAGCAAATATTTCTATGATTGAAGCGCTTGTTAGAAAAAATGATACTTTATTTATTGATGAAGAGTATCATGCAAGTGGTATTTTAGCTACAAAACTTCTAAAACCAGATCAAGTGGTAATTTTTAAACATAATGATTTTTTGGATTTAGAAAAAAAGATTTTAGACAATAAAAGAATTGGAAGAAAAATTATTGCAATTGAAGGTATTTATTCAATGGGTGGCGATTTAGCTCCTTTTGAAATATTTGAAATAGCAAATAAATACAAAGCTCTTTTAATAGTAGATGAAGCACATAGTTCTGGCGTAATAGGAGAAAATCTTTTAGGTATATTTGATTATTATAAAATTAAACCAAATAATTATCATATAAAAATGGGAACTTTAGGCAAAGCCTATGGTTCTTATGGTGCTTATATTTTGGCTTCTAAAGAAATTATTGAATTTTTAGTAAATAGAGCAAAACCTATTATCTATTCAACTGCTCCATCTTTATTTGATACAGCTTTAGCAATAGAATCTTTAGAATATATTATTGAAAATAAAAGAATTTTAAAAAGTAAAATTGAGGAAAATCTGAATATAATTTACGAAATTTTGGGTATAAAATCACAAAGTTTAATTATTCCAATAGTTATTGGAGATAATAAAAAAGTTATTGAAATCCAAAAAGTTTTAAAAGACAAAGGTTTTTTGGTGGGTGCAATTAGGCAACCAACAGTAAAAAATGCAATTATTAGATTAATTGCAAAAATTGATATAGAAAAAAATGATTTGATAGAAGTTTGTAACTTAATTAAAGGATTTAAAAGTGTTAATAAATGA
- a CDS encoding carbonic anhydrase: protein MLINDLIKGNKKFREASFSKYETDLKQLVKTGQKPEVLFIGCSDSRVTPDLMLDTKPGDMFILRNVGNFVPPYNPDNDYHGSSAAIEYAVNVLNVKHIIVCGHSHCGACKSLYQNLEDSPNMVNVKKWLELGKKAKEYTLLALQDKSDEENLYRTTEKISIVYQMENLLTFPYIEDRVKNGELQIHGWYYKIEDGSIEYYDGEECTFKPLSE from the coding sequence GTGTTAATAAATGATTTAATAAAAGGTAATAAAAAATTTAGAGAAGCAAGCTTTTCTAAATATGAAACAGATTTAAAACAATTAGTGAAAACAGGTCAAAAACCTGAAGTTTTATTCATAGGATGTAGCGATAGTAGAGTAACACCTGATTTAATGCTTGATACAAAACCAGGTGATATGTTTATTCTAAGAAATGTTGGAAATTTTGTTCCACCATATAATCCAGACAATGATTATCATGGTAGTTCAGCTGCAATTGAGTATGCAGTAAATGTATTAAATGTAAAACATATTATTGTTTGTGGACATTCACACTGTGGAGCTTGTAAAAGTTTATATCAAAACTTAGAAGATTCTCCAAATATGGTAAATGTAAAAAAATGGTTAGAATTAGGAAAAAAAGCAAAAGAATACACTCTTTTAGCACTTCAAGATAAAAGTGATGAAGAAAATTTATATAGAACAACTGAAAAAATCTCTATTGTTTATCAAATGGAAAACCTTCTAACATTTCCATATATTGAAGATAGAGTAAAAAATGGTGAGTTACAAATTCATGGTTGGTATTATAAAATTGAAGATGGTTCTATTGAGTATTATGATGGTGAAGAGTGTACATTTAAACCATTAAGTGAGTAA
- the mqnE gene encoding aminofutalosine synthase MqnE has protein sequence MSIIEKLENNERLEYEDAIKLYDLDLFTLASYANRLRTEKHGKKTYFNINRHINPTNICKDVCQFCAYSASRKNPHQYTMSHEEILEIVKNSSKNNIKEVHIVSAHNPHTGLKWYMDVFKLIKENYPNIHVKALTAAEIHFLSTEYKLSYQEIIDMMIENGIDSMPGGGAEIFDEKVRKRICGGKVTSAQWLEIHKLWHQKGRKSNATMLFGHIESREHRIDHILRLRSLQDETGGFNAFIPLVYQTENNYLKVKEALTGQEILKTYAISRILLDNIPNIKAYWATSTVKLALIAQEFGANDVDGTIEKEAIQSAAGAKSANGIAQNEFVELIKNSGFIPVERDSIYNELKVW, from the coding sequence ATGAGTATTATAGAAAAACTAGAAAATAATGAAAGATTAGAATATGAAGATGCTATAAAATTATATGATTTAGATCTTTTTACATTAGCATCATATGCAAATAGACTTAGAACTGAGAAGCATGGTAAAAAAACTTACTTTAATATAAATAGACACATAAACCCAACAAATATTTGTAAAGATGTTTGTCAATTTTGTGCTTATAGTGCAAGTAGAAAAAATCCACATCAATATACAATGAGCCATGAAGAGATACTTGAAATCGTAAAAAATTCTTCAAAAAACAACATAAAAGAAGTACATATAGTTTCAGCACATAATCCACATACAGGTTTAAAATGGTATATGGATGTTTTTAAATTGATAAAAGAAAACTATCCAAATATTCATGTAAAAGCTTTAACAGCTGCTGAAATTCATTTTTTAAGTACTGAATATAAACTGTCATATCAAGAGATAATTGATATGATGATTGAAAATGGTATTGATTCTATGCCTGGCGGTGGTGCTGAGATTTTTGATGAAAAAGTGAGAAAAAGAATTTGTGGTGGAAAAGTAACTTCAGCACAATGGTTGGAAATTCATAAACTTTGGCATCAAAAAGGAAGAAAAAGTAATGCAACTATGCTTTTTGGACATATTGAAAGTAGAGAGCATAGAATTGACCATATTTTAAGATTAAGAAGTTTACAAGATGAAACTGGTGGATTTAATGCTTTCATTCCTCTTGTTTATCAAACAGAAAACAATTATTTAAAAGTTAAAGAAGCTTTAACAGGACAAGAAATTTTAAAAACTTATGCAATTTCTAGAATTTTACTTGATAATATTCCAAATATAAAAGCTTATTGGGCGACTTCAACTGTTAAACTTGCTTTAATTGCTCAAGAATTTGGAGCAAATGATGTTGATGGAACTATTGAAAAAGAAGCAATTCAAAGTGCAGCAGGTGCAAAAAGTGCAAATGGAATTGCTCAAAATGAATTTGTGGAACTTATAAAAAACTCTGGATTTATTCCAGTTGAAAGAGATAGTATTTATAATGAATTAAAAGTTTGGTAA
- a CDS encoding lysophospholipid acyltransferase family protein, which translates to MFRYFKLNILPHLLYYLVKLIYATNKKVYHHPKNDNKEAMIICMWHGDLMSQPYNYFAFRKNGIVKAMISHNKDGEIITKLVSNFKIGAVRGSTSKGAAKVMISAIKELKDGNDIAITPDGPRGPRYSIADGIVAIAQKSGKNIVCFNTIPTKYWQFNSWDKFILPKPFGKIDFYISEPYDIKDMEFEKAKVFIKEKMLIHSIA; encoded by the coding sequence ATGTTTAGATATTTTAAATTAAATATTTTGCCACATTTACTTTACTACTTAGTAAAATTAATTTATGCGACAAATAAAAAAGTTTATCATCATCCAAAAAATGATAATAAAGAGGCAATGATTATTTGTATGTGGCATGGAGATTTGATGTCGCAACCATATAATTATTTTGCTTTTAGAAAAAATGGAATTGTAAAAGCGATGATTAGCCATAATAAAGATGGTGAGATTATTACAAAATTGGTATCTAATTTTAAAATTGGAGCAGTTCGTGGTTCAACTTCTAAAGGTGCTGCGAAAGTAATGATAAGTGCAATAAAAGAGCTAAAAGATGGAAATGATATAGCTATAACTCCAGATGGTCCAAGAGGTCCTAGATATAGTATAGCAGATGGAATAGTTGCTATTGCACAAAAAAGTGGAAAAAATATAGTTTGTTTTAATACAATTCCTACAAAATATTGGCAGTTCAACTCTTGGGATAAGTTTATTTTACCAAAGCCATTTGGAAAAATAGATTTTTATATTAGTGAACCATATGATATAAAAGATATGGAATTTGAAAAAGCAAAAGTGTTTATAAAAGAAAAAATGTTAATACACTCAATAGCATAA